Sequence from the Miscanthus floridulus cultivar M001 chromosome 16, ASM1932011v1, whole genome shotgun sequence genome:
TCCGACGGAAGTAACAGGAAGCGAAGCCCCATTACCAACAATGATAGATGAAGGACTTGATCACAAGGGAGTGTGAGAGGATGAAATTATACCAGCGTTGTTGACCATGTGAGCACCGGCGCCGGAGTCAACGTACCATTCGCTTGGTCCGGGTGGAGTTAGCGACATGGTGCTGAAGTTGCTGGCGAGGGAGGACGTGTCGAAAGACCCTCCCTACATGGGAGTCCATGCCGACTGCTGCGGTGGTGGCGGAGCGTAGCCGAACCCGGGCGGTGGACCGACGAACCCGGGCTGCAGCTGGGGCTGCGGCATAGCCGCGAGCGCTGCCTGTGGTGGACGAAATGGCCCACCGGGAGCACTGCTGGAGGGTTGCTGGTGCGGCCAAAACTGAACCATACCTCCCCAAATGTTGTAGAGGAGGGGAGGCGGATGGGAGCCGCTGGTAGCAGGTGCACCGGCCTGCTGGTTCTACTGCTGCTTGCCACCACGGCCGCGGCGCTGTCGGCGGTTGCCGTGGCCACCACCAGAGCTGCCCTGGCCGCCGCTGGAGGTGCCCTGGCCACCACCAGTGCTGCTGCCACGGGTGGAGGGGGCACGAGCGACGGGGCCGGATGAGTCGGTGACGAGGGCCGACGGTGCGGGGGCAGGTGGTGGTTCGGTATCGGTGGTGACATCGTTGAGATCAATCTCCTCAAGGAGTAGAAGCGTGCGTGCCTCCACAAAGGTTAGGAACGGCTGGCGCAGCTTGATGTTCGTCACCATGGGGCGGAACTTGGCGCTGAGACCTCAGAGCAGCGTGAGGACGAGGGTGCGGTCGCCGACGGGATCGCCGAAGTCGCATAGGGTGGCGGCCATCATCTCGAAGCGACGGCAGAAGTCCGTAATGGACGTCGACCCTTGCTTCACCGTGCGGAACTCGGTGGACAGCAGCAGCGCACGCGACTCGCGCTGGCCGAGGAACTCGTCCTTGAGGTGGAGCCAGGCGACGCGGGCGTTCGGGTTCTTCAGCATGGTGGACTGCTGGAGGTCGGCGTTGATTGTCCCGTAGATCCATGTGAGGACGGTGCAGTCCATCTGCACCCACGCCGGCCGATCGGCGTTGACGACATCGTTGAGGACGTGATTGGTGAGGGCATATTTGCCCAAGACGACAAGGAAGAGGGCACGCCAACGGGTGTAGTTGTTGGCGACGCGGTCGAGGACCACCGGCACGAGCACCTTGATGTTGAGGATGGCAATGGCAGCGGCGTGGATGTTGACGTGCTTGGCCTCATAGGCGTCGAGGGTGGCGGTGCGGGTGGCCTCAGCTTGGCGACGGCGGGCGTCCTCGGCGTCGCGTTCGCGCTGTTCGCGAGCGGTACGCTCGGCTTTGGTCTCTGCCTTGAGACTGGGTCGGACGGATGAAGGTCGGCGTAGAGACAGGGACGGGCGTTGCTGGCGGCCGGATCACGTGGATGACCCACGACGTAGATCACACGCAGACGCCGATTGGATCATGGACTCCCGACAAGCGGAGAAGCCctgtgatggcggcacggcgagaGGACGCACGTGCAAGGAAGGGAGGCCAGCGAGCAACGTGCCCTGTGGCGGCCTAGAGCAGCCAATCGTGAGGATCAGCGGCGGCAGAACCAACCGGTCGTAAGGACCGGCGGCTAGGGTTAGTTGTGTGGAAGTGGAGGATACGGATCGTAGCCTCGCATGATACCATGAAAGAGTGGAATACTTGATGTATTACTCAGGCATAGTAGTGTACATATATAGGCTAGGTGGGGAGTCATGGTAGACAGGCCCACGAGCCCAATTACATTCCAACAGTTACAATGGCAACGACTGCGGCTTGTTGTGGGAAGGATGGACCTggtaggttgatctccaccagttgATCCAACGGTTAATTAGGTTTTTGATCtgtgtcctgatcgggggcgcccagccgttctcctggctgatgggcccccgtcgtgcagcgctataaagaggaaggtAGGGGCTAGGGCgcaaggcacgaggttcactaCTGCCGCTAGTTTCCCACGGAGTCTAACCTAGACCGATCGAGAGGGTGtgctgtgagcgacgggaagTGCCATCAccttcgccgccgccactggaCAGCGCCTCCACATCGCTGCTACCTCGTcagcggcgccatggccacgACTGCCTCTCGATGAGGTACTTAACAAGGTATTGTCTAAGTCAAGTTCTACCCACTAGATCTGCACCTAGAGGTTCTATCAGTTCTATCAATGGCATCAAGAGCCAGGTTAGGTTTAGATATAGGTCAGGGCAGAATCAATCAGAAGGAGATGAACTAGTAGAGTCTAAACCTAACCCTAGAATAAGAGAAAGGATTGGAAGGGGTTTTTTtactgtaacacccttggtgttacaccgtaaatcatttactaaaatatattatgagcatcatatttatgtgttaatacATGTGATAAAGTGCGTAGATCAATTTTTATAACTCAAAACAATCAACTAGAAtacgaaacgaaagttgatttgatagtcatgttatatcacttagggtttaaaaccaatttttattaagcaaaaatgctatagaacaagtatgtgatacttaattaaagtttgaaatacaaattttgtagatgacaatgaaatacctgcggtcgaaaaatgatattactagctaatatttccactagcttaaaaattacaaatggaaatcaaattcagctctaaaacttagaaattttcaagtctgccaacaactagacattgctatgtttagcaatttattgtgagagattgagttacggagtggtgtagtgttatgaTTCGATTTGGTAgttccatatgccatcttgaatgcggtgaagatggtttaggtctagaaacaaccgtttggtcgtgttgagcgctttaaaattcatgtgcGTTACCGGTCTTGGGTTGGTTGGCGTCGGGTGCGTGGTCACCGCGCGGGCTCCCCACGCCGCGCACACGGTCGCGTCCCGCGCGGTCAACTGTGCTGCCACGCTTGGCCGGTCGAGCCACCTGGGCTTGGCCGAGGCTGGCCACAACGAGCCATTGGCCCCACGCCCTGCTACTCCGCCCGCGCCGCGGTGGAGTCGCTGCTGTTGTCGCCTGCCCCGTCTCGCGCTGCCGCTACCGTCGCGTTCGCCACTGTTGCCTCATGTCGCGATGCTGCCGCTGTCATCGTGTCGCTCCTGTACGTGCGTCTGCTTGCTGCACCGCGCTGCCCCTCCTAGGCCTGGTTGGGTGCCGTCCGCATGTGTCCGTGCACACCGCCGTCCACACGTGACCGTGCACGCCGCAGTCCACACATGGCCGTGCACGCCGCCGTCGCTTTGTCAATTATAACACTGCGGCCACACAGGCCACGCTGGTCAGACGCGCGCACGTGATGTCCGTAGTGTCGGCACTTGGGCCTCCCAATGTCGCCGCTCGCGTCCCGCCAAGGCAAGGATGAGCCGAGCCCACTTGCTGCGctgtctctctctttccctcttctccCACTGTTTTTCGCCGCTGTCGCATCGCATCACGGTGAAGCCAGccagcgagcacctctcatcaattcctcgtgctcACGTCTCCTCCTTCATGTCCCCTCTCCAGccgaccccaccccgccttgactcgcatcacgccgagctccaattttggagctttgcccaccgCCGTGCCGTTAAGGCTCGTCACCACCCGCGCTGTGGCCTGCCTCCACTTCACCCCGCTCCAATCTCTCTACACCACTAGttcgccttggctccctcttcgtCGTGCGCATGCTAGTCGTAGCTCTAGTGCCACCTCCTCGCCACTGACGCGATCATGCCTTTACAGTCCGCCATTCACCTCGCAGcacgcacgtggccagcctcgcTCGGGTCATTTCTAGCCGAGCCTGCTTCTCGGTAAGGTCACTAGTGAGTTGTCGTTGCCCCTACCGCCTTGTTGCTGCTGCGGCTCACCAGAACGCCATTGCCATTACCGTAGGATGCCCGCCatcgtggagaggtccttctatggcATTCCGGCTCATGCAACCATCGCCCATCATCTTGCGTCGAACCCTAAGTGAGCgtcggcctcgtagataggtcagaGTGGGTCTCGTGTGGCCGGCGCAAGCGCCAGTGCCACCGATCGCAAAAAGGAAAACCAGcaacccataaagcttatcatatcctttagagtcagaaaattattcccactagtcgaataagtcttgcgagtatattgtgtactcaaggtttatttatccctgttgcaggtgcagcttgaggagtaactgttgagtggaggattcttctggtgggcacagacagatccttgtatcttatcgctagatgtttatttcaattccactgtttaaattccgcactctgaacttggtattgtaataatgtatttctgacaACTCTTGATGtacgaaatggactaagtattataaactcgttctcattattggatcctaggggAAAACGTAGATTGtttgagttctctcttggggtgtgctcgacggaaccatttcgatatagcttgctttcggggcgCTTAGTGTATGGTGAAAGACGAgtgcctccgaaggtgtgttatttcgagcggttctgccacacctacCTAGAAACCACCCGCATAGTCACCACCATCGGCTGTTGCCTCGACGCCACGTGGGAAGTCATCCCGAGCCACCGTGGACGCGAGGACTCACTGCTGTGCGGTCTCCGCCTCGGGCTCGGGCCAAGGGCACCGCCAAGAGCCCCTCGACGACGGCGCGCTCGACCTCCAGCGAGCGCGTGAGCCGGCCGAGAGCCCCGCGGCAGCGCTGTCATCCCTCAGTTAACCGCATCACGAGAACCACCGGCGCTCCACTAAGCAGTGCACACGCGCTCAGGGCACCGTTGCtagaccgctcgacggcggcgcgctcaccctacGGTGAGCGCGCGCACCAGCGAGGGGATCAATAGCGGCGTCACCATCTTTCTCTGGCCGCCATGTTTTCGGTTtagaaggggagagagagagccgGTCACCGCGGGGCTGAGAGAGGAACAAGAGTTTCAGAATGAGGTTAGGTTTGGCGAGGAGCGGCGCGGCGTCGATTTTTGTCCCAGCGAGAATGGTGGATGACTGTCTAATCGTGATCGACGGCGAGGATGCGCATGGGCCAGATTTGGCCCAGGCGGGGAGGAGAATTcttggcccaggcccaggttgtggcctgggcgtAGGAGAGCGGGCACGCACGCCGCGCGTAGCAGGCCATGGGCCGATTTCCAGTATGGGCAGCGTCACTGGGTCGAGCGCGCGCGCACTGGCTTGATAGGTCGCGGGCCTTTTTTCAGGCTAGGTCAAATGAACAGTAAACAGTTCTATTATTTTTAGAAGcgaattttgatgaattttgatTAGTTTTTCATCTCTATTCAATTTTGAACCAACAGGATAAATTGTTTAGAGAGTAGTTAAGTacacagtaaaatgcttctgaaaagtagataatttttttttcatgtttccgcttaAAGTTTAAtactgattatcttctaattaaatttgaaccaacgggagaatttaatctGAAGAGTAGTAacttttagtaaattatgattatgtttatcctctaattaaattagaaccaacaaaaaaaattaaattagaagaATAGTCTGATTTatttatgttaaattatggtattgttattttctgatcaacgttgatgataacaatattataatgagtttgagattgaagtttaaatctctgataaattttacaccaacatggtcaattttCCAGAGAGTAGGTAAAGACCAaaaaatgctcctgaactaatagaatgtattttattatcatgtttcgctgcaatgatgttgaatatcttctaattaaattcgaaccaacggtagaatttaattttgaagagtagttatatgtctttcaagttaatttatgagttttatgcattaattctattttctgcccaatagtgatgtagaattgatgcagaagcatcttataagttttattttttaaccgaCAAGATCACTCGGCTACATGCCAACAGGTTGtaatgctggggtatgtgaatgaaaaggcttgagtcaagccagttcaggacagtttttgtgttagtttactaattttctaattaaattagaatcaatggaaagatttaattggaaaataaagtataagtgaatattttagtcatcatgactaaATTTTTCGTTATAGtaatttgtatatagatttatcctGCAAAgggagaagtttggcatagtacttatgctagtcaattctACATGGCggaagaagttttgtgatgacttaTATGTAGTTGTATCCAGCATAGCGAGAGAAATTTGGGTAGATCTTATGCTATCATAGTATTGACTGTGGCATAATAGAAATGCAccatcatggtcaatactaaccaaaagataagaaaaagatacAAGCGTGACTTGTAAAAGTACTGCTAAtaaaagacctcgttgagttcttgaagtagaATGAGGAAAGTGTACCCCtatacggatcaagaaataactttatttgtATGACATAATTATGTGAATGATGTAAGTTATATGTGTCTCCTCATTCACAGGTTTTCTGAATAGCTCTCGAAATTATGATAATATAGTTTatgccatatttcaagggggagaattGTGAGAGcaattaagagtaagaattaagatcaattaagaaactacttttaattaagagtgagataaagatgttgatgaatgtgtactcttcattaagagtgagataaagattttgaTGAATATGACCGTCGGTCAtaataatgatacccctaagtaGAGAAATAACTAAATTCCTAGACTTCTTAAAGTTTCGATAGGAAGATGgcgtagtcagcctcaaagatatTAAGGCAGTGCTTAAAGTGCTATATAAGGTTTTAACATATTAAacccaaataagaaatttgaggatacactatctttataaaagatgggACGATCTGGGGGAGcacggtatgtagagacctatgacTTGAACAGAAGCAGGACTAcatgcccacttcagtgattcaaaacaacAAATTTCTTAATACCTGCAGATGTTGTAtaacttatacaacacctgttgttggctcttcgaagaagatgaataatgtaaacaaggatcttgtgatacatgagactgtagaatcaattgcctcttggcaatgaagagcaacaacaaccccACATGAAAGTACTAGTAGCTatggccccagaaggtctcaaagaattagtaaaccagttttctgatgaccaagaagtctatgttagtgaaaaaattcaaatagagggtgattccaccttatttgaagaagctatGAGAAGTGTTTACTTGtttgaatggcaagaagctatggaagttgaaatgaattcgatgaataccaacgatgtttgagaCTTAGAAGGAATTCCTAATAGAGCCAAAACAATAGGCTGTgaaagggtctacaagacaaaatgtgactccaaagggaatttgtaaagatataaagcatgacttgtagctaaaggctttacgcaaagagaataaatagattacgatgagagttttctcttcagtctcatgtaaggattcttttagaatcataatggtgttattggcacattacgatttagagttacatcaagtggatgtaaagacgatattTCTCAATGGGGATTATGTATGAAAATGTTTACATagcacaacccaaaggttttgtcgtCGAAGAAAAAGAGCGTATGAGATGTCGtctatagaaatccatttataggttgaaaggacctaggatgccgcctagagggagggtgaataggcatttctaaaaattaacacctttaaatgcggaaatgattagtaaagggagtttccaaaatggaaactccaaataagagtaataccaccactcacaagttagccacagagaatgtaaaagatactaaataaatctaggagccacaatCCTGCATCACAACGATTAGTGCAAGGATCAAATAAATTCAGCACTGAgctcaaataccggacgtgtccggtatgcacgtgttctgcagaacagcctggcacagtgatcaataccggacgtgtccggtatgaataccggatgtgtccggtatacacgatttctacaaagcagccccaaacttgctcctttcgatttctatcttcaagccaaactgcaggtacctacaagagatgacaatatacacagagaacctgcacaagagctagaataacacaaatatcgaatgaaatgcaaattgaaacacgatatttgttttaccgaagttcggactcgttcgagtcctactctccattgagggggctacgggcgacccagcgaaggtcatccctagagggtaccacgaaggtcactctagccagagtcttttccaactccttttcctccttccactagatgattccgaggcggcgaaatcgaccgttacaaactttctgaggcacaccacaatctctcgggtgctctccggcgacacctaaccgtctaggaccgaagagtccaagagtaacaaatgtgaatcacgagattgacaatatgcacaagtgctcaagtggttggattgctctctttttgaatttcactcaacccacaatttgatttgacaaatttgatcaatcactcactaagagagggttgggagagttggcaaggctcaaaaacgtgtgtgtgtatcagaagaatcagtagcctccaaaggtggaggcctgggggtatttataacccccttggaaaaactagccattgcagtaccggacacgtccggtatgcataccagacatgtccggtatgacttacactgtgccaacggtaactaagttacagtaaagttgtgaggcgtcgaaactcccgactcacgtcggaactcccgaccctcagtgTATTTGAAAACcaagtaactgagttaaagtaagcgaggtgtcagaactcccgacacatgctggaacttccgaccgtcggaactcctgactcacgtcggaactcctgaccctcaaggattttgaaaactagccgttggcctctggtcatgcataccggacacgttcggtatgaataccggacacgtccggtatgaccaggacagtgaaccctccaagtcagttaaagtgcgagacgtcggaactcccgacccttgccGGAGCTCCTGatcgtcagaactcccgacttacgtcggaactcccgacgaaccaacccgagaaaaATAATTTTAGCACTGCtgggtaaataccggacacgtccggtatcttgccagaccagcaaaaataaagttagctcttttgtcgctcaaatactcaaaactcacatgggttggcttgagcacttatgaaacattatctatcaacatgatgcatccctcttaatagtacggcatacctattaaactcaagataaaaggaaaaatgaatttataccacttgagttgatctattttgaattgatgccgtctcttccaatcttcattaagtgagggtgctaacatgtcaactttgatcttttcacttgagcatagccatcttgagcacatgacttgattccattcataaaatttgaataatcccaaatgtatcaagtcacatccatcaaacactccaatagtgatttgatcctccacatcaatatgagtatcgtggcttgattagtacctcaactaaatgcaagtactttcttctttacCCTAggtaggttcttcggccaccaagccgtcgcttgcccttcacccttgcttagtacctcgaagcctttccttgctatcttcaccatctcaagccatcaagtcacatcttgtgttgaatcatccattcatgtattgttatctttttcatttcaatttagcaagcttcaaatatgagaccaatccatatgcaatccattatgtctcattaattaattcttacaagcttggtttcacatagaacatggaaatcccacaataattaagcctttgcatgaattccatttgcattgttgtcttgtgcttgaactagattgtttacacaacaatacatcattctggctttcattaagtacctatgagataacctattacctgttcacacttagcaaacgggttaatcctttaatcacattgtcattcaatcatccaaaacccactaaagggctagatgcactttcatagGTTAAAACAAGTCTCAAGACAAtaatatttgaagttgatgaaacgataagaaagtttgagttcaaagaaaatgagaaggacaatagtgtTTATGCGAAGTTCTAGAATGGAATTTTTTTCCACATCCTTTGTATAGATGAtatcctactcactagtagtaatgttaatctgccattggagaagaagtctttgtcctcaagtttcaatgtgaatgatcttggtgaagcctcattgGTTTTAGAAAttaaaattcaccgagatagatgaaaaggggtattaggactatcgcaaaggcatacttagaaaagattttaaagaaataaagtatgcatgcgagtaaacctacgcctgctcctatagtcaagggtaatagatttgggaactttcagtgttccaggaaccgatgtgagatcgatcaaatgaacatggttccatatgcttcagctgttggaaccttaatgaatgtacaagtaagaacttaccctgacgtagcttacgtatccgggatattttggcagaagtccagtccagata
This genomic interval carries:
- the LOC136511186 gene encoding uncharacterized protein; protein product: MWRRCPVAAAKRERDAEDARRRQAEATRTATLDAYEAKHVNIHAAAIAILNIKVLVPVVLDRVANNYTRWRALFLVVLGKYALTNHVLNDVVNADRPAWVQMDCTVLTWIYGTINADLQQSTMLKNPNARVAWLHLKDEFLGQRESRALLLSTEFRTVKQGSTSITDFCRRFEMMAATLCDFGDPVGDRTLVLTLL